One segment of Hippopotamus amphibius kiboko isolate mHipAmp2 chromosome 2, mHipAmp2.hap2, whole genome shotgun sequence DNA contains the following:
- the NOVA1 gene encoding RNA-binding protein Nova-1 isoform X2, with amino-acid sequence MPQNVAKTEPVSILQPQTTVNPDRIKQTLPSSPTTTKSSPSDPMTTSRANQVKIIVPNSTAGLIIGKGGATVKAIMEQSGAWVQLSQKPDGINLQERVVTVSGEPEQNRKAVELIIQKIQEDPQSGSCLNISYANVTGPVANSNPTGSPYANTAEVLPTAAAAAGLLGHANLAGVAAFPAVLSGFTGNDLVAITSALNTLASYGYNLNTLGLGLSQAAATGALAAAAASANPAAAAANLLATYASEASASGSTAGGTAGTFALGSLAAATAATNGYFGAASPLAASAILGTEKSTDGSKDVVEIAVPENLVGAILGKGGKTLVEYQELTGARIQISKKGEFVPGTRNRKVTITGTPAATQAAQYLITQRITYEQGVRAANPQKVG; translated from the exons ACATTGCCATCTTCCCCAACTACCACCAAGTCCTCTCCATCTGATCCCATGACCACCTCCAGAGCTAATCAG gtAAAGATTATAGTTCCCAACAGCACAGCAGGTCTGATAATAGGGAAGGGAGGTGCTACTGTGAAGGCTATAATGGAGCAGTCAGGGGCTTGGGTGCAGCTTTCCCAGAAACCTGATGGGATCAACCTGCAAGAGAGGGTTGTCACTGTGAGTGGAGAACCTGAACAAAACCGAAAAGCTGTTGAACTTATCATCCAGAAGATACAAGAGGATCCACAGAGTGGCAGCTGTCTCAATATCAGTTATGCCAATGTTACAGGTCCAGTGGCAAATTCCAATCCAACCGGATCTCCTTATGCAAACACTGCTGAAGTGTTACCAACTGCTGCAGCAGCCGCAGGGCTATTAGGACATGCTAACCTTGCTGGCGTTGCAGCCTTTCCAGCAGTTTTATCTGGCTTCACAGGCAATGACCTGGTGGCCATCACCTCTGCACTTAATACATTAGCCAGCTATGGATATAATCTCAACACATTAGGTTTAGGTCTCAGTCAAGCGGCAGCAACAGGGGCTTTGGCTGCAGCAGCTGCCAGTGCcaacccagcagcagcagcagccaatTTGTTGGCCACCTATGCCAGTGAAGCCTCAGCCAGTGGCAGCACAGCTGGTGGTACTGCGGGGACATTTGCATTAGGTAGCCtggctgctgctactgctgcaaCCAATGGATATTTTGGAGCTGCTTCTCCCCTAGCTGCCAGTGCCATTCTAGGAACAGAAAAATCCACAGATGGATCAAAGGATGTAGTTGAAATAGCAGTGCCAGAAAACTTAGTTGGTGCAATACTTGGCAAAGGAGGGAAAACATTAGTGGAATACCAGGAGTTGACTGGTGCAAGGATACAGATCTCCAAAAAGGGAGAATTCGTACCTGGCACAAGGAATCGGAAGGTAACCATTACTGGAACACCAGCTGCAACACAGGCTGCTCAGTATTTAATTACACAAAGGATCACATATGAGCAAGGAGTTCGGGCTGCCAATCCTCAGAAAGTGGGTTGA